From Salvia splendens isolate huo1 chromosome 3, SspV2, whole genome shotgun sequence, a single genomic window includes:
- the LOC121795291 gene encoding exportin-2-like, whose translation MAMEWNAETLQFLSQCFINTLSPLPEPRRHAEAALAEAADRANYGLAVLRLVAEPAVDEQIRQSAAVNFKNHLKARWAQNPDDPDRVVVPDTEKDQIKGLIVRLMVTATPKIQAQLSEALTVIGNHDFPKQWRALLPELVVTLDELSQANDYVSVNGVLATVDSLLKKFRYEYTTNDLLLDLKYCLDNFARPLLEVFQRTARYLDHAVASGSANAAVLKGYIESQTLCCWIFHSFNYMDLPEFFEDHMNEWMVEFNKYLTMKYPALEDSGSEGLAVVDDLRAVVCENISLYMKRDEETFQRYLSGFVEAAWGLLVVASNSSSREGLTVTAIKFLTTVSTSFHHTLFARDDILQQICQSIVIPNVMLRDEDEELFEMNYIEFIRRDMEGSDLETRRRIACELLKGIALNYKERVAEKASAQIQSLLASFSQNPAINWKHKDCAIYLVVSLATKKASGTSISTDLVDVESFFGSVIVPELRSQDVDGFPMLKAGSLKFFTMFRNQIPKAVAVSLLPDVVRFLVSESNVVHSYAASCIEKLLLVKDEGGRARYSAEDISPFLLALMTNLFGALQKPESEENHYVMRCIVRVLGVANISHEVALPCINGLATVLKRVCENPKNPDFNHHLFDSVALLIRRACEQDPSIISAFETSLLPILQVILSRDITEFFPYAFQLLAQLVDFNRSPLPANYMDIFAILLLQDSWKKSANVPSLVRLLQAFLRKAPHELNQQGRLSNILGIFENLVSSRSTAEQGFYVLNTVIENLGYDVVSAYISHIWFTLFQRLQNNKTIKMVKSLIIFMALFLVKHGPEKLVGSMNAVQPDVFFQILEKVWIPDLKSITGSMELKLTSVASTRILCESLSPSHSERWGKMLDSIVTLLSRPEEDRVEEEPEEPDFSETIGSNAARFQLRNAGRKDEDPLPDIKDPKQFLVASLANFSARSPGTLPQIIAGNLDSANQAALLQLCSSYNLTIV comes from the coding sequence ATGGCAATGGAGTGGAACGCCGAAACCCTACAATTCCTGTCCCAGTGTTTCATCAACACACTCTCGCCACTTCCAGAGCCCCGCCGCCACGCGGAGGCGGCGTTGGCGGAGGCTGCCGATCGGGCTAACTATGGGCTGGCGGTTCTCCGGCTGGTCGCGGAGCCAGCTGTCGATGAGCAGATCCGCCAATCTGCTGCTGTTAACTTCAAGAACCACCTCAAAGCTCGCTGGGCGCAGAATCCCGACGATCCTGACCGGGTTGTCGTGCCTGACACGGAGAAGGACCAAATCAAAGGTTTGATAGTCAGGCTGATGGTTACTGCCACGCCTAAAATTCAAGCTCAGCTTAGTGAAGCTTTGACTGTGATTGGGAACCATGATTTCCCAAAACAATGGCGTGCTTTGTTGCCTGAATTAGTTGTGACATTGGATGAATTGAGTCAGGCAAATGATTATGTTTCAGTCAATGGAGTTTTAGCTACGGTTGATTCTTTGCTGAAGAAGTTTAGGTACGAGTATACGACAAATGATCTCTTGCTCGATCTTAAGTATTGTCTTGATAACTTTGCTCGGCCACTTTTGGAAGTGTTTCAGCGGACTGCAAGGTACCTAGACCATGCTGTGGCTTCTGGCTCTGCAAATGCTGCTGTTCTAAAGGGTTATATAGAGTCTCAGACATTATGCTGTTGGATTTTTCATTCGTTCAATTATATGGATTTGCCAGAGTTTTTTGAGGATCATATGAATGAATGGATGGTTGagtttaataaatatttgacaATGAAATATCCTGCTTTAGAAGATAGTGGAAGTGAAGGGCTTGCGGTAGTTGATGACTTGAGAGCTGTGGTTTGTGAGAATATTAGCCTGTATAtgaagagagatgaggagacaTTTCAGAGGTATTTGAGTGGGTTTGTGGAGGCTGCGTGGGGACTCTTAGTGGTCGCCTCTAATTCTTCTAGTCGGGAGGGTCTCACTGTGACCGCAATTAAGTTTTTGACGACGGTGAGTACAAGTTTTCATCATACATTGTTTGCAAGAGATGATATTTTGCAGCAGATTTGTCAGAGTATAGTGATTCCTAATGTGATGCTAAGGGATGAAGATGAGGAGCTTTTTGAGATGAATTACATCGAGTTCATCAGAAGAGATATGGAAGGCAGTGACTTGGAAACTAGGAGGAGGATCGCTTGTGAACTCCTTAAGGGAATTGCTTTGAACTATAAGGAGAGGGTTGCTGAAAAGGCTTCTGCTCAGATACAGAGTCTTCTAGCCTCATTTTCACAGAACCCGGCCATTAACTGGAAGCACAAAGATTGCGCTATTTATTTGGTTGTGTCCCTTGCCACAAAGAAAGCTAGTGGCACCTCGATTTCCACCGACCTTGTTGATGTTGAGAGCTTCTTTGGGTCTGTTATCGTTCCAGAGCTGCGAAGTCAAGATGTTGATGGATTTCCGATGTTGAAAGCTGGTTCATTAAAATTCTTCACTATGTTCAGGAACCAGATCCCAAAAGCTGTTGCAGTCTCACTGCTTCCTGATGTTGTCCGCTTCCTGGTCTCTGAGTCAAATGTGGTTCATTCATATGCCGCCAGCTGCATTGAGAAACTCCTTCTAGTTAAGGATGAAGGTGGGAGGGCTAGATATTCAGCTGAAGATATTAGCCCATTTCTGCTAGCATTAATGACCAATCTTTTTGGTGCCTTGCAAAAGCCAGAATCTGAGGAGAACCATTATGTGATGAGGTGCATCGTGAGGGTTCTTGGAGTTGCTAATATTTCACATGAGGTTGCTTTACCTTGCATCAATGGTCTGGCAACTGTTCTAAAGAGAGTTTGTGAAAACCCAAAAAACCCTGACTTTAATCATCATCTTTTTGATTCGGTGGCTCTTTTAATCAGGAGGGCTTGTGAGCAAGACCCATCTATAATTTCTGCTTTTGAAACAAGCTTACTGCCCATCCTACAGGTGATCTTATCCAGAGATATTACTGAGTTCTTCCCTTATGCGTTCCAGCTATTAGCTCAGCTTGTTGACTTCAACCGATCTCCTTTACCAGCAAATTATATGGACATTTTTGCAATACTTCTTCTTCAAGATTCATGGAAAAAGTCTGCAAATGTACCTTCTCTTGTCCGCTTGCTACAGGCTTTCCTCCGGAAGGCTCCACATGAGCTAAATCAGCAGGGGCGTCTATCCAATATCCTTGGAATATTTGAGAATTTAGTTTCATCTCGGAGTACTGCTGAACAAGGATTTTATGTGCTCAATACTGTGATTGAAAATCTTGGTTATGATGTTGTCTCTGCCTACATTAGCCATATATGGTTTACCCTGTTTCAGCGGCtgcaaaacaacaaaacaataaagatgGTCAAGTCTCTTATTATATTCATGGCACTTTTTCTGGTGAAGCATGGTCCTGAGAAACTTGTTGGCTCGATGAATGCCGTGCAGCCTGATGTTTTCTTCCAAATTTTGGAGAAAGTTTGGATACCTGACCTCAAGTCAATCACAGGTTCAATGGAGCTGAAGTTAACTTCAGTAGCTTCAACTAGGATCTTATGCGAGTCTCTGTCACCATCACATTCAGAACGTTGGGGAAAAATGCTTGACAGCATTGTTACTCTCCTTTCACGTCCAGAGGAGGACAGAGTGGAAGAGGAGCCTGAGGAACCAGATTTTAGTGAAACTATTGGTTCTAATGCTGCACGTTTCCAGTTGCGCAATGCTGGGAGAAAAGATGAGGACCCTTTGCCAGACATCAAAGATCCAAAGCAATTTTTGGTAGCATCTTTGGCAAATTTTTCTGCTCGCTCCCCTGGAACATTGCCTCAGATCATTGCAGGAAATCTTGATTCAGCTAATCAAGCTGCTTTACTTCAACTTTGCAGCTCCTACAATCTCACCATAGTTTGA